A region of Toxorhynchites rutilus septentrionalis strain SRP chromosome 1, ASM2978413v1, whole genome shotgun sequence DNA encodes the following proteins:
- the LOC129776382 gene encoding achaete-scute complex protein T8: MASSTTITVRNISALSSIKRMKLKENQSFSPVGFSDEDYDENSSTVVLKRKIPLGSLGSIENLMFNGITTEPRKPLGQLQSSPQSLGSGRRKNADPKSAITAVERRNARERNRVQQVNNGFAALRERIPEEIAEVFEAGPAKGVNKKLSKVETLRMAVEYIKQLEQLLSLDTEKESSIVKFQPQPQQTQLPATPPPEPAQPNNFFLAIKPRAMGNSNGSSLDQTQITIINGHQYIRIPGTNTFQYLDPESLYEAPQNDNSYFADSGSVIDQDVILEDSSDLMSESAFALSPQSNFTLDSEEKKDDVIFFNPPQAEASDDQRIVSMIDQQQYADIMMIKSELEEDDEESLLHQTTNDPGFLETISWFESHQQLPSVSLGD, translated from the coding sequence ATGGCGTCGTCGACTACAATTACTGTGAGGAATATCTCCGCATTAAGTTCGATAAAAAGGATGAAGCTGAAGGAGAACCAATCGTTTTCGCCCGTTGGTTTCAGCGATGAGGATTACGATGAGAACAGTTCGACGGTGGTGTTGAAAAGAAAAATTCCACTGGGATCGCTTGGCAGTATCGAGAATTTGATGTTCAATGGGATTACAACGGAACCGAGAAAACCTTTGGGACAGCTTCAAAGTTCTCCTCAATCACTTGGATCCGGCAGACGTAAAAATGCCGACCCGAAGAGTGCCATCACTGCCGTTGAACGGCGCAACGCCCGCGAACGCAATCGCGTCCAGCAAGTTAACAACGGCTTCGCAGCGCTACGGGAAAGAATACCAGAAGAAATAGCGGAGGTATTCGAGGCTGGACCAGCCAAAGGTGTCAACAAGAAACTCAGTAAGGTGGAAACTCTCCGAATGGCTGTAGAGTACATCAAACAGCTCGAACAGCTGCTGTCGCTGGATACCGAAAAGGAAAGCAGCATTGTCAAATTCCAGCCGCAACCGCAGCAAACTCAGCTTCCGGCAACTCCCCCTCCGGAGCCAGCCCAACCAAACAACTTCTTCCTTGCCATCAAACCTCGTGCCATGGGGAACTCCAACGGATCTTCTCTCGATCAAACCCAGATCACAATCATCAACGGTCATCAGTACATCAGGATTCCCGGGACCAACACATTCCAGTACCTGGACCCGGAGAGTCTCTACGAGGCGCCTCAGAATGACAATTCCTATTTCGCCGACAGCGGCTCCGTCATCGATCAGGATGTCATCCTGGAGGACTCTAGCGATCTGATGAGCGAATCAGCCTTCGCGCTGTCACCACAGAGCAATTTCACGCTCGATTCGGAGGAGAAGAAAGACGATGTGATCTTCTTCAATCCACCCCAGGCTGAGGCCTCAGATGATCAGAGGATCGTTTCGATGATCGACCAGCAGCAATATGCAGACATTATGATGATCAAAAGTGAGTTGGAGGAGGATGACGAGGAATCGTTGCTCCATCAAACCACCAACGATCCGGGCTTCCTAGAGACAATCAGTTGGTTCGAGAGCCACCAGCAACTGCCATCGGTGTCGCTGGGGGATTAA